One segment of Variovorax sp. PAMC28562 DNA contains the following:
- the glgB gene encoding 1,4-alpha-glucan branching protein GlgB: MALLPDSEINALMRAEHGDPFAVLGPHETSAGLTIRALLPGARSVTAVHARSGDPLAVLARHGDTDLFSALVPAAPARLGYLFQVDWGGHTSELDDPYRFGSVLGETDVWLLAEGTHLRPYEQLGAHLREVDGVRGVAFAVWAPHARRVSVVGDFNQWDARRHMMRLRRECGVWEMFAPHLMAGDSYQFELLFADGTVQRKADPFAFSAQLRPHTACVVRPLPAAVPMPKGRAEANQRDAPISTYEVHLGSWRRNHGEWLNYRELAETLVPYARDLGFTHLELLPVSEHPFDGSWGYQPVGLYAPTSRFGTPEDFRFLVAAAHEAGLGVILDWVPAHFPTDAHGLGNFDGTPLYEYADPREGFHNDWKTLIFNYARPEVRNYLVGNALYWLERYGVDGLRVDAVASMLYRDYSREPGQWVPNAHGGRENLEAIEFLRRMNRVVGVERPGAVTIAEESTSFPGVTRPPSEDGHSGGLGFHYKWNMGWMNDTLAYAGTDSLHRKHHHQKITFGLMYAHSENFVLPLSHDEVVHGKGSMIGRMPGDEWQKFAGLRNLYGYLWAYPGKKLLFMGSEFAQIAEWNADQSLDWHLLDRAPHQGVQCLVRDLNNVYRHFPALHELDNDGPGFEWIVHDDADQSVFAFIRRARDGAFVIVVCNFTPVVRRGYRLGVPVAGAYREILNTDSTAYGGSGVGNGTVWSDTVRWHGKEHSVAVDVPPLGTLMWVLV, encoded by the coding sequence ATGGCCCTGCTGCCCGATTCAGAAATCAACGCGCTGATGCGCGCCGAACACGGCGACCCGTTCGCGGTGCTCGGCCCGCACGAAACCAGCGCCGGCCTCACGATCCGGGCACTGCTGCCCGGCGCCCGCTCGGTGACCGCCGTGCACGCGCGCTCGGGCGACCCGCTCGCGGTGCTGGCCCGGCATGGCGATACCGATCTTTTTTCGGCGCTGGTGCCCGCTGCGCCGGCCCGACTCGGCTACCTCTTTCAGGTCGACTGGGGTGGTCACACATCGGAGCTCGACGACCCCTACCGTTTTGGCTCCGTGCTGGGCGAGACCGATGTCTGGCTGCTGGCTGAAGGCACGCATCTGCGGCCTTACGAGCAGCTCGGTGCGCACTTGCGGGAGGTCGACGGCGTGCGCGGCGTTGCCTTTGCGGTGTGGGCGCCGCACGCGCGCCGCGTATCGGTGGTGGGCGACTTCAACCAATGGGATGCACGCCGTCACATGATGCGGCTCAGACGCGAGTGCGGTGTCTGGGAAATGTTCGCGCCGCACCTGATGGCGGGCGACAGCTACCAGTTCGAGCTGCTCTTCGCCGATGGCACGGTGCAGCGCAAGGCCGATCCGTTCGCGTTCTCTGCGCAGTTGCGCCCGCATACGGCCTGCGTGGTGCGGCCGCTGCCTGCTGCAGTGCCGATGCCAAAAGGCCGCGCCGAGGCCAACCAGCGCGACGCGCCCATCAGCACCTATGAGGTGCATCTGGGCTCATGGCGTCGCAACCACGGTGAGTGGCTCAACTACCGCGAACTGGCCGAAACGCTGGTGCCGTATGCACGCGACCTGGGTTTCACGCACCTTGAATTGCTGCCCGTCAGCGAGCATCCGTTCGATGGCTCGTGGGGCTATCAGCCGGTCGGCCTGTATGCGCCGACGTCGCGCTTCGGCACGCCGGAGGACTTTCGCTTTCTGGTGGCAGCCGCGCACGAAGCGGGGCTCGGCGTCATCCTCGACTGGGTGCCAGCGCACTTTCCGACGGACGCGCACGGCCTTGGCAATTTCGACGGCACGCCGCTGTACGAGTACGCCGACCCACGAGAGGGCTTCCACAACGACTGGAAGACGCTGATCTTCAACTACGCGCGACCTGAGGTTCGCAACTACCTGGTCGGCAACGCGCTTTACTGGCTGGAGCGCTACGGTGTCGATGGTCTGCGCGTCGATGCGGTGGCGTCGATGCTGTATCGCGACTACAGCCGCGAGCCGGGTCAGTGGGTGCCGAACGCACACGGCGGTCGCGAGAACCTTGAAGCCATCGAGTTCCTGCGCCGCATGAACCGCGTGGTCGGTGTCGAGCGGCCGGGCGCAGTGACGATCGCCGAAGAGTCGACGAGCTTTCCCGGTGTGACACGTCCGCCCTCCGAAGACGGCCACAGCGGCGGGCTCGGCTTCCACTACAAATGGAACATGGGCTGGATGAACGACACGCTGGCCTATGCCGGCACCGACTCGCTGCACCGAAAGCACCACCATCAGAAGATCACGTTCGGCCTGATGTACGCGCACTCCGAGAATTTCGTGCTGCCGCTGTCGCACGACGAAGTGGTGCACGGCAAGGGCTCGATGATCGGCCGCATGCCGGGCGACGAATGGCAAAAGTTCGCTGGCCTGCGCAACCTCTACGGCTACCTCTGGGCGTACCCCGGCAAGAAGCTGCTCTTCATGGGCAGCGAATTTGCACAGATCGCCGAGTGGAACGCCGACCAGAGCCTCGACTGGCACCTGCTCGACCGCGCGCCGCATCAAGGGGTGCAGTGCCTGGTGCGCGATCTCAACAACGTGTACCGGCACTTTCCCGCACTGCACGAACTCGACAACGACGGACCTGGCTTCGAATGGATCGTGCACGACGACGCCGACCAGTCGGTCTTCGCCTTCATCCGCCGCGCCCGCGATGGCGCCTTCGTCATCGTGGTGTGCAACTTCACGCCGGTGGTGCGACGTGGCTATCGCCTCGGCGTGCCCGTCGCCGGCGCCTATCGCGAGATCCTGAACACCGACAGCACGGCGTACGGCGGCAGCGGTGTCGGCAACGGCACGGTCTGGAGCGACACGGTGCGGTGGCATGGCAAGGAGCATTCGGTCGCCGTGGATGTGCCGCCGCTGGGGACGTTGATGTGGGTGCTGGTTTGA
- the glgX gene encoding glycogen debranching protein GlgX — MNTGHPYPLGATPSPQGVNFALVAPNATKVELCLFDSSGKHEQQRLALPACTDGVWHGQLPSGRAGLIYGYRVHGPWSPGDGHRFNPAKVLLDPYARAINGRYGGEEIFAGHDARDATQPDRRDNASVALKACVAAPLPTAPAGRARIAAGERVLYEAHVRGHTRLHPSVPEALRGSYAGLAQPAVLDHLQRLGVTTLSLMPVQHRADEQRLLGMGLSNYWGYNTIGWFAPELRYWSGQVGTTPASEFRAMADAVHARGMELVIDVVYNHSAETDELGPTLSMRGIDNALYYHLRPDDRALYENWTGCGNCLKLDEPRVVQLVMDSLRYWVTEFGVDGFRFDLAPVLGRDAVTGFDRRAPFFAAVAQDPVLSRVLLIAEPWDIGPGGYQLGAFPSGWLEWNDRYRDTQRGFWVRQGRDGSAGLGDFAHRFTASSEQFRHDARAPTASVNFVTAHDGFTLRDVVSYDERHNLANGESNRDGTSHNMSRNCGVEGPSDDPAVQAERMRLQRVLLATLLLSQGTPMLLAGDDLGHTQHGNNNAYCQDSALTWLDWAAADASLAPFIARLTALRRESPALRNAHWWLAGNAASAGVHWLRPDAQPMTAADWQGTALAIRFDPLPGAAAGEGMRLVLVNSGAAPVDFRLPEGTWRGCLATDPAQDESVASQPLPASVRVAPASLWIART; from the coding sequence ATGAACACAGGCCACCCCTACCCCCTGGGCGCCACGCCAAGCCCGCAAGGCGTCAACTTCGCCCTCGTCGCGCCTAACGCGACCAAGGTCGAGTTGTGCCTGTTCGACAGCTCCGGCAAGCACGAGCAACAGCGTCTCGCGCTGCCCGCCTGCACCGATGGCGTATGGCACGGGCAGCTCCCGAGCGGCCGGGCGGGCTTGATCTACGGCTACCGGGTGCACGGTCCGTGGTCGCCCGGAGACGGGCACCGCTTCAATCCGGCCAAGGTGTTGCTCGACCCCTACGCGCGCGCCATCAACGGTCGCTACGGTGGTGAAGAAATCTTCGCCGGCCACGATGCCAGAGACGCGACGCAGCCTGATCGCCGCGACAACGCGTCGGTGGCACTCAAAGCCTGCGTGGCAGCGCCGCTGCCTACCGCGCCAGCCGGTCGCGCCCGCATCGCGGCCGGCGAACGCGTGCTTTACGAAGCGCACGTGCGCGGCCATACGCGGCTGCACCCCTCCGTGCCCGAAGCGCTGCGCGGCAGCTACGCGGGACTGGCGCAGCCGGCGGTGCTCGATCACCTGCAGCGACTCGGCGTCACCACGCTGAGCCTGATGCCGGTGCAGCACCGTGCCGACGAGCAGCGGCTGCTCGGCATGGGGCTCAGCAACTACTGGGGCTACAACACCATCGGCTGGTTCGCCCCGGAGCTGCGCTACTGGAGCGGCCAGGTCGGCACCACGCCGGCGAGCGAGTTCCGCGCGATGGCCGACGCGGTGCATGCGCGCGGCATGGAACTGGTGATCGACGTGGTCTACAACCACAGCGCCGAAACCGATGAACTCGGCCCGACACTGTCGATGCGCGGCATCGACAACGCGCTGTACTACCACCTGCGCCCGGACGATCGCGCGCTCTACGAGAACTGGACCGGCTGCGGCAACTGCCTGAAGCTCGACGAACCCCGCGTCGTGCAGCTCGTGATGGACAGCCTGCGCTACTGGGTCACCGAGTTCGGCGTCGATGGCTTTCGGTTCGATCTGGCGCCGGTGCTCGGCCGCGATGCGGTGACCGGTTTCGACCGGCGCGCGCCCTTTTTCGCCGCGGTAGCGCAAGACCCTGTCTTGTCGCGTGTGCTGCTGATCGCCGAGCCCTGGGACATCGGACCCGGTGGCTACCAGCTCGGCGCCTTTCCTTCCGGCTGGCTCGAATGGAACGACCGTTACCGCGACACCCAGCGCGGCTTCTGGGTACGACAGGGTCGCGACGGCAGCGCGGGCCTCGGTGATTTCGCGCACCGTTTCACCGCATCGAGCGAGCAGTTTCGCCATGACGCGCGGGCACCGACCGCGAGCGTGAACTTCGTGACGGCGCACGACGGCTTCACGCTGCGCGACGTGGTCAGCTACGACGAGCGCCACAACCTCGCCAATGGCGAGAGCAACCGCGACGGCACGAGCCACAACATGAGCCGCAACTGCGGTGTCGAAGGGCCGAGCGACGACCCGGCAGTGCAGGCCGAACGCATGCGCCTGCAACGGGTATTGCTGGCAACACTGCTGCTCTCGCAAGGCACGCCCATGCTGCTGGCCGGGGACGACCTCGGCCATACGCAGCACGGCAACAACAACGCCTACTGCCAGGACAGCGCGCTGACCTGGCTCGACTGGGCCGCAGCCGATGCGTCGCTTGCGCCCTTCATCGCGCGGCTCACGGCCTTGCGGCGCGAATCGCCGGCGCTGCGCAACGCGCATTGGTGGCTCGCCGGCAACGCCGCTTCTGCGGGTGTCCATTGGTTGCGCCCGGATGCCCAACCAATGACAGCTGCAGACTGGCAAGGCACGGCCCTTGCAATCCGGTTCGATCCACTCCCGGGTGCCGCCGCCGGCGAAGGGATGCGGCTCGTGCTGGTGAATTCAGGCGCGGCGCCCGTCGACTTCCGGTTGCCCGAGGGCACCTGGCGCGGCTGCCTCGCTACCGACCCGGCGCAAGACGAATCCGTCGCATCGCAGCCGTTGCCGGCAAGCGTCCGTGTGGCACCTGCGAGTCTGTGGATTGCAAGAACGTAG
- the glgC gene encoding glucose-1-phosphate adenylyltransferase, whose product MDQPTPVTLEAHQLVRRTIALVLAGGRGSRLKQLTDRRAKPAVYFGGKFRIIDFALSNCLNSGIRRMAVVTQYKSHSLMRHLQRGWSFLRAELNEMVDVLPAQQRVGDEHWYRGTADAVFQNLDILQTRSTKHDYVVVLAGDHIYKMDYSIMVKDHAERGLGCTVGCIEVPRMEATAFGVMAINEDRTITAFLEKPADPPAMPGNPDVALASMGIYVFDSQYLYQLLEEDNLDPDSDHDFGKDIIPRAVAEGRALAHPFGMSCVTRGPRGPGAKAYWRDVGTIDAFWAANLDLASITPELDIYDTDWPIWTYQRQLPPAKFVLDRDGKNGMTFNTIVSGGCIVSGSSVSNSVLFSGVRIHSFCDITEAVLLPDVEIGRGARLKKVVIDRGCTIPDDMVIGEDPAADAARFERTEAGVTLVTREMLRRLEI is encoded by the coding sequence ATGGACCAACCCACGCCAGTCACTCTCGAGGCGCACCAGCTCGTGCGCCGCACCATCGCCCTCGTGCTTGCCGGCGGCCGCGGCTCGCGGCTGAAGCAGCTCACCGACCGGCGCGCCAAGCCGGCCGTGTACTTCGGCGGCAAGTTCCGAATCATCGATTTCGCGCTGTCGAATTGCCTTAACTCCGGTATCCGGCGCATGGCGGTGGTCACGCAATACAAGTCGCATTCGCTGATGCGTCACTTGCAACGCGGCTGGAGCTTTTTGCGGGCCGAACTCAACGAGATGGTCGATGTGCTGCCTGCGCAGCAGCGCGTGGGTGACGAGCACTGGTATCGCGGCACGGCCGACGCGGTGTTCCAGAACCTCGACATCCTCCAGACCCGGTCGACGAAGCACGACTACGTGGTGGTCCTGGCCGGTGATCACATCTACAAGATGGATTATTCGATCATGGTCAAGGACCATGCCGAGCGCGGCCTGGGCTGCACCGTCGGCTGCATCGAAGTACCGCGCATGGAGGCCACGGCTTTCGGCGTGATGGCGATCAATGAAGACCGCACCATCACCGCATTCCTCGAAAAGCCTGCGGACCCGCCCGCGATGCCCGGCAACCCGGATGTCGCGCTGGCCAGCATGGGCATCTACGTGTTCGACTCGCAGTACCTCTACCAACTGCTCGAAGAAGACAACCTCGATCCGGATTCGGATCACGACTTCGGCAAGGACATCATTCCCCGGGCGGTGGCCGAAGGGCGCGCACTCGCGCATCCGTTCGGCATGTCGTGCGTAACGCGCGGGCCACGCGGACCCGGCGCCAAGGCTTACTGGCGTGACGTGGGCACGATTGATGCATTCTGGGCGGCCAACCTCGATCTGGCCTCCATCACTCCCGAGCTCGACATCTATGACACCGACTGGCCCATCTGGACCTACCAGAGGCAACTGCCGCCGGCCAAGTTCGTTCTTGACCGCGACGGCAAGAACGGCATGACCTTCAACACCATCGTGTCGGGCGGCTGCATCGTTTCGGGCTCCTCCGTCAGCAATTCGGTGCTGTTCTCGGGCGTGCGTATTCATTCGTTCTGCGACATCACCGAGGCCGTGCTGCTGCCCGACGTAGAGATCGGACGCGGGGCGCGCCTTAAAAAAGTGGTGATCGACCGCGGCTGCACGATCCCCGACGACATGGTCATCGGCGAAGACCCGGCCGCCGACGCGGCACGCTTCGAGCGCACCGAGGCCGGCGTGACGCTGGTCACCCGCGAGATGCTCAGGCGTCTCGAAATCTGA
- the glgA gene encoding glycogen synthase GlgA produces the protein MRILQVSAELFPLLKTGGLADVAGALPIALAAAGQEVRVLLPGFPAILAGVVDLAPVAELRAPWGDTSRLLLGRIQTTGAPDVPAYVIDAPALYDRPGNPYENADRQPYDDNHRRFALLGWAGAQLAQGLDTDWQPQVVHAHDWHAGLVPAYLAFAQRPAGPRVGSVFTVHNLAYQGVFAPWHFADLGLPGPAFQVNGLEYHGQLSFMKGGLYYADRLTTVSPTYAREIQTSEQGFGLDGLLRARNGVLTGILNAVDDQVWNPANDTLLADRFEARRMAGKALSKAALQRQLGLSELPDAPLFIVVSRLTEQKGLHLVLSGLDALLDQGGQLALLGGGDAWLEDAFRHRAVAMPQSVSVTIGYNESLAHQLFGAGDVTLVPSLFEPCGLTQMYGLKYGCLPLVRRVGGLADTVVDTTLEDMADGEATGFVFDRFEPGDYARAMRRAFALYRRPTDWKRVRATAMRSPVDWATAAAQYIAVYQQAIA, from the coding sequence ATGCGAATTCTCCAGGTCAGCGCCGAACTTTTCCCCCTCCTCAAGACCGGTGGCCTGGCCGACGTGGCGGGTGCGCTGCCGATCGCGCTCGCAGCCGCCGGGCAGGAGGTGCGCGTGTTGCTGCCTGGCTTTCCGGCCATCCTTGCAGGCGTTGTCGACCTGGCGCCCGTTGCCGAACTGCGGGCGCCGTGGGGCGACACCAGCCGCTTGCTGCTCGGCCGCATTCAAACAACCGGCGCACCCGATGTTCCCGCCTACGTGATCGATGCGCCGGCGCTGTACGACCGGCCGGGCAACCCTTACGAAAACGCCGATCGCCAGCCCTACGACGACAACCACCGCCGTTTCGCGCTGCTCGGCTGGGCCGGCGCGCAATTGGCCCAAGGGCTCGATACGGACTGGCAGCCGCAGGTGGTGCACGCCCATGACTGGCACGCCGGCCTGGTACCCGCGTACCTGGCCTTTGCCCAGCGGCCAGCCGGACCGCGCGTCGGCAGTGTCTTCACCGTGCACAACCTGGCCTACCAGGGCGTTTTCGCACCGTGGCATTTCGCCGACCTCGGCCTGCCAGGTCCGGCATTCCAGGTGAACGGGCTCGAGTATCACGGCCAGTTGTCTTTCATGAAAGGCGGGCTGTACTACGCCGACCGCCTCACCACCGTCAGCCCGACCTACGCCCGCGAGATCCAGACGTCCGAGCAGGGCTTCGGCCTCGATGGCTTGCTGCGCGCGCGCAATGGCGTGCTCACCGGCATCCTCAACGCGGTCGACGACCAGGTCTGGAACCCGGCCAACGACACACTGCTGGCCGACCGCTTTGAAGCCCGGCGCATGGCCGGAAAGGCGCTCAGCAAAGCAGCGCTGCAGCGCCAGCTCGGCCTTTCCGAATTGCCCGATGCCCCGCTCTTCATCGTGGTCAGCCGACTGACAGAACAGAAAGGACTGCACCTCGTGCTGAGCGGTCTCGATGCGCTGCTCGACCAGGGCGGCCAGCTGGCGCTCCTCGGCGGCGGTGACGCCTGGCTCGAAGATGCGTTTCGCCATCGCGCTGTCGCCATGCCGCAGTCGGTGAGCGTGACCATCGGGTACAACGAGTCGCTGGCACACCAGCTCTTCGGCGCCGGCGACGTGACGCTGGTGCCCTCGCTTTTCGAACCCTGCGGCCTCACGCAGATGTACGGACTCAAGTATGGTTGCCTGCCGCTTGTGCGCCGCGTTGGCGGATTGGCCGATACAGTGGTCGACACCACACTCGAGGACATGGCGGACGGCGAGGCCACCGGCTTTGTCTTCGACCGCTTCGAGCCCGGCGACTACGCGCGCGCCATGCGTCGTGCCTTCGCCCTGTACCGGCGTCCGACGGATTGGAAACGCGTTCGCGCCACCGCCATGCGCAGCCCTGTCGACTGGGCAACCGCCGCCGCGCAATACATCGCGGTCTATCAACAGGCCATCGCCTGA
- a CDS encoding glycogen/starch/alpha-glucan phosphorylase: MTTTTPTTAATPIKTFEYDHPDRDVAAFKRAVANKLIYAVGKDPVAASQDDWLNATALAVRDQLVERWMTTTRAQYQQDVKRVYYLSMEFLIGRTFTNALLAVDLYDTVREALADFGVDMSALAEREPDAALGNGGLGRLAACFLDSMATLGVPGMGYGIRYEYGMFRQRIVDGQQVETPDYWLTRGNPWEFQRPEVNYRVRFGGHVQKREGNNAPYGAADWVDTHDVLAVAYDTIIPGYGTQATNTLRLWSARATEEIDLSAFNKGNYMVAVESKNQSENVSRVLYPDDSTTSGRELRLHQEYFFCSASVQDLLRRYLRNHTTFDQLGDKVSIHLNDTHPVLAVPEMMRLLLDEHNLDWDTAWAATQKVFSYTNHTLMHEALETWPVEMMGRILPRHLQIIYDMNAKFLATVTQKVGNDVELLRRLSLVDESGERRVRMAYVAVLASHSINGVSGLHSELMKQSIFADFNRIFPERFNNKTNGVTPRRWLAQANPSLAALLDQRIGKGWRRDLMQLEALKPMAAQPAFARAFRHAKRENKLRLANWIEQHMGVVIDTDAMFDVQVKRIHEYKRQLLNVLHVITRYQRILDAHAAGGPIDIVPRVVVFAGKAASAYVVAKMVIRLINDVAAVINNDPRVGKLLKVVFLPNYSVSLAEIIMPAADLSEQISTAGTEASGTGNMKFALNGALTIGTLDGANVEMRDNVGAENIFIFGNTTPEVADIRLHGYQPRDIYGANPELQRVLDAVRDGAFSPGEPSRYQGIYDSLVNWGDHYLLLADYASYIEAQGKVDALYRDADAWTRMAILNVAGMGAFSSDRTIAEYAHDIWHTKPVLL, translated from the coding sequence ATGACCACAACGACGCCCACGACCGCAGCGACACCTATCAAAACTTTCGAATACGACCATCCCGATCGTGACGTGGCCGCTTTCAAACGCGCTGTTGCGAACAAACTGATCTACGCGGTCGGCAAAGACCCAGTCGCGGCCAGCCAGGACGACTGGCTCAACGCCACCGCATTGGCCGTGCGAGACCAACTGGTCGAACGCTGGATGACCACCACCCGTGCGCAGTACCAGCAAGACGTGAAGCGCGTGTACTACCTCTCGATGGAGTTCCTGATCGGGCGCACATTCACAAATGCGCTGCTGGCGGTCGACCTCTACGACACCGTGCGCGAGGCGCTGGCCGACTTCGGCGTCGACATGTCGGCGCTGGCCGAACGCGAGCCCGATGCGGCGCTCGGCAACGGTGGCCTCGGCCGCCTTGCCGCGTGTTTTCTCGACTCGATGGCGACGCTCGGCGTTCCCGGCATGGGCTACGGCATTCGCTACGAATACGGCATGTTCCGCCAGCGCATCGTCGACGGCCAGCAAGTGGAGACGCCCGACTACTGGCTCACACGCGGCAACCCGTGGGAGTTCCAACGGCCCGAGGTCAACTACCGCGTGCGCTTCGGCGGCCATGTGCAAAAGCGTGAGGGCAACAACGCGCCCTACGGCGCTGCCGACTGGGTCGACACGCACGACGTGCTGGCCGTGGCCTACGACACCATCATTCCCGGCTACGGCACGCAAGCGACCAACACGCTGCGCCTGTGGTCGGCCCGTGCCACCGAAGAGATCGACCTGTCTGCCTTCAACAAGGGCAACTACATGGTCGCGGTCGAGAGCAAGAACCAGTCGGAAAACGTTTCTCGCGTGCTGTACCCCGACGACTCGACAACGTCGGGGCGCGAGCTGCGGCTGCATCAGGAGTACTTTTTCTGCAGCGCCAGCGTGCAGGACTTGTTGCGCCGCTATCTGCGCAACCACACCACCTTCGACCAGCTGGGCGACAAAGTCAGCATCCACCTGAACGACACGCACCCGGTGCTCGCGGTGCCCGAGATGATGCGGTTGCTGCTCGACGAGCACAACCTCGACTGGGATACGGCCTGGGCCGCCACGCAAAAGGTCTTCAGCTACACCAACCACACGCTGATGCACGAGGCGCTGGAAACGTGGCCGGTCGAGATGATGGGTCGCATCCTGCCGCGACATCTGCAGATCATCTATGACATGAACGCGAAGTTTCTCGCGACCGTGACGCAGAAGGTCGGCAACGATGTCGAGCTGCTTCGCCGCTTGTCGCTGGTCGACGAGTCGGGCGAGCGGCGCGTGCGCATGGCGTACGTCGCGGTGCTGGCGAGCCACTCGATCAACGGCGTGTCGGGCCTGCATTCGGAGCTGATGAAGCAATCGATTTTTGCCGACTTCAACCGTATCTTTCCGGAACGCTTCAACAACAAGACAAATGGCGTGACGCCGCGGCGCTGGCTGGCGCAGGCGAATCCGTCGCTCGCCGCACTGCTCGACCAGCGCATCGGCAAGGGCTGGCGCCGCGACCTGATGCAGCTCGAAGCATTGAAGCCGATGGCGGCACAACCCGCCTTCGCACGTGCGTTCCGGCATGCAAAGCGCGAGAACAAGTTGCGCCTGGCCAACTGGATCGAGCAGCACATGGGCGTGGTGATCGACACCGACGCAATGTTCGACGTACAGGTCAAGCGCATCCACGAATACAAGCGCCAGTTGCTCAACGTGCTGCACGTCATCACGCGCTACCAGCGCATCCTCGACGCGCACGCGGCGGGCGGACCGATCGACATCGTGCCGCGCGTGGTGGTGTTCGCGGGCAAGGCGGCGTCGGCCTATGTCGTCGCCAAGATGGTGATTCGGCTCATCAACGACGTGGCAGCAGTCATCAACAACGACCCACGCGTCGGCAAGTTGCTGAAGGTCGTTTTCTTGCCGAACTACAGCGTGAGCCTGGCCGAGATCATCATGCCGGCGGCCGATTTGTCAGAGCAGATTTCAACCGCCGGCACCGAGGCTTCGGGCACCGGCAACATGAAGTTCGCGCTCAACGGCGCACTGACCATCGGCACGCTCGACGGCGCCAATGTCGAGATGCGCGACAACGTCGGCGCAGAGAACATCTTCATCTTCGGCAACACCACGCCGGAGGTTGCGGACATCCGCTTGCATGGCTACCAGCCCCGCGACATCTACGGCGCCAACCCCGAGTTGCAGCGCGTGCTGGACGCGGTGCGCGACGGTGCGTTCTCTCCCGGCGAGCCTTCGCGCTACCAGGGCATCTACGACTCGCTGGTGAACTGGGGCGACCACTATCTGCTCTTGGCCGACTACGCCAGCTACATCGAGGCGCAAGGCAAGGTCGATGCGCTGTACCGCGATGCGGATGCGTGGACGCGGATGGCGATCCTCAACGTAGCGGGCATGGGTGCGTTTTCGTCGGACCGGACCATCGCCGAATACGCGCACGACATCTGGCACACGAAGCCGGTTTTGCTTTGA
- a CDS encoding ExbD/TolR family protein → MAFGRISLGSSHGGTGGQRPLSDINVTPLVDVMLVLLVIFIITAPLMASSIKLDLPQTDAGQPNDTPKFVSLSVDAAGKVFLNDQAVSDEELASRLQKAATDSRDTEVQLRADHTVPYGKIVELMGIANKAGLSRIGFVTEAPTQPAR, encoded by the coding sequence ATGGCCTTCGGTCGCATTTCGCTCGGAAGCAGCCACGGTGGCACTGGCGGGCAACGTCCGCTCTCCGACATCAACGTGACGCCGCTGGTCGATGTCATGCTCGTGCTGTTGGTGATCTTCATCATCACCGCGCCGCTGATGGCCAGTTCGATCAAGCTCGATCTGCCGCAAACCGATGCCGGCCAACCGAACGACACGCCCAAGTTCGTGAGCCTGTCGGTCGACGCGGCCGGCAAAGTGTTCTTGAACGATCAGGCCGTGAGCGACGAGGAATTGGCGAGCCGGTTGCAGAAAGCAGCCACCGACAGCCGCGACACCGAGGTGCAACTGCGCGCCGACCACACCGTGCCGTACGGCAAGATCGTCGAGCTCATGGGCATCGCGAACAAGGCGGGCTTGAGCCGCATCGGCTTCGTGACCGAAGCGCCAACGCAGCCCGCGCGCTGA
- a CDS encoding MotA/TolQ/ExbB proton channel family protein, which yields MSVLELLTQGDGVSRAVAALLLAMSVSSWVVILLKAWLLRSGTRSVLRSIAAFWQATTLAEAEQNLKSFDRTALVLPAVTAVKNLAVATATSSTTLGAAGDRSQRLTRVLRDALHGSLRRLRSGQILLATVGATAPFVGLLGTVWGIYRALSGIAGQTGGFTIDKVAGPVGEALVMTAFGLAVAIPAVLAYNVFGRVIGRIEAELEGFAHDLLGTFGGVVARREETLPPARPMPVA from the coding sequence GTGAGCGTTCTCGAGCTGCTGACCCAAGGCGATGGTGTCAGCCGCGCGGTGGCGGCGCTGTTGCTCGCGATGTCGGTGTCGAGCTGGGTCGTGATCCTGCTGAAAGCCTGGTTGTTGCGCAGCGGCACCCGCAGCGTGTTGCGTAGCATCGCCGCGTTCTGGCAGGCCACCACGCTGGCCGAGGCAGAGCAGAACCTCAAGTCTTTCGATCGCACGGCGCTCGTGTTGCCTGCGGTAACGGCTGTCAAAAACCTGGCTGTTGCGACTGCAACGAGCAGCACGACGCTCGGCGCTGCCGGTGACCGATCGCAGCGGCTTACGCGTGTGCTGCGCGACGCACTGCATGGCTCGCTGCGCCGACTGCGGTCAGGCCAGATTCTGCTGGCGACCGTTGGCGCCACGGCTCCCTTTGTCGGCCTGCTCGGCACCGTTTGGGGCATCTACCGGGCGCTGTCGGGCATTGCCGGGCAGACCGGTGGCTTCACGATCGACAAGGTGGCAGGCCCGGTTGGCGAGGCGCTGGTGATGACGGCTTTCGGCCTCGCGGTGGCGATCCCGGCCGTGCTGGCCTACAACGTGTTCGGTCGTGTGATCGGCCGAATCGAGGCCGAGCTCGAAGGCTTTGCGCACGACCTGCTCGGCACCTTTGGCGGCGTGGTAGCCCGGCGCGAAGAAACGTTGCCGCCGGCGCGTCCGATGCCTGTCGCCTGA